The Edaphobacter sp. 12200R-103 genome contains a region encoding:
- a CDS encoding DoxX family protein produces the protein MNPLKRLAYLHDLFCRVADLLCSPLLLAIRLYWGWQLVQTGLGKLRNQARVVDFFTSLNIPFPALNAHFVSGLEFFGGMLLIVGLLSRPVSLMLSCSMFMAYWTADREALLAVFSDPGKFYAADPFTFLFAALLIVAFGPGMFSLDYLMLTEHSFFRSNPGEASRLRA, from the coding sequence ATGAACCCGCTCAAACGCCTGGCATACCTCCATGATCTCTTCTGCCGTGTGGCCGATCTACTCTGTTCCCCGTTGTTGCTTGCGATCCGCCTGTACTGGGGATGGCAGCTCGTTCAGACGGGGCTGGGAAAGCTGCGCAATCAGGCGCGGGTTGTGGACTTTTTCACGTCACTTAACATTCCCTTCCCTGCGTTGAATGCGCACTTCGTCTCCGGGCTGGAGTTCTTTGGAGGAATGCTGCTCATCGTGGGTCTGCTGTCGCGACCTGTTTCGCTGATGCTGAGCTGCTCGATGTTCATGGCGTACTGGACTGCCGACCGTGAGGCGCTGCTCGCGGTGTTCTCGGATCCGGGCAAGTTCTACGCCGCCGATCCATTTACCTTCCTCTTTGCGGCTCTGCTGATCGTGGCGTTTGGACCAGGCATGTTTTCGCTGGACTATCTCATGCTTACCGAGCATTCGTTTTTCCGATCGAATCCAGGTGAAGCAAGCCGCCTTAGAGCCTGA